The Nonlabens spongiae genome contains a region encoding:
- the metG gene encoding methionine--tRNA ligase — MSDNKRFTITAALPYTNGPVHIGHLAGVYVPADIFARYQRLKGNDVAFMCGSDEHGVPITIKAKKEGITPQELVDRYHKIIGDSFEEFGISFDNYSRTSAHIHHDTAQDFFKKLEADGKFVEQVTEQLYDKEADQFLADRFVTGTCPKCGNPDAYGDQCENCGTSLNATDLINPKSAITGNTPELRETKHWFLPLDQYSDWLNEWIVEGHAQDWKPNVTGQVKSWINDGLQPRAVTRDLDWGIPVPVKGGEGKVLYVWFDAPIGYISATKEWAAKTHKNWEDYWKDENTSLVHFIGKDNIVFHCIIFPSMLKAHGDYIMPENVPANEFLNLEDQKISTSRNWAVWLHEYLEEFPGQQDVLRYVLTANAPETKDNNFTWKDFQARNNNELVAIFGNFINRTLVLTHKYYNGVVPEPNEFSSVDLEVLNEINAYPAKLEQSVERYRFRESVTELMNLARLGNKYLADEEPWKLMKTDPERVKTIMFVSLQIAASLSVLSEPFLPHASEKLKSMLCHADLESASFQWNEVASQQTLIPTGHKINKAELLFSKIEDAQIEAQLEKLEASKATNAAEKSQIMPQKDETTYDDFMKMDLRVGEILTAEKMPKTDKLMVMTVDTGIDNRTIVSGIAQHYTAEELVGKKVTVLVNLAPRKLRGTVSQGMILLAEDPDGKLVFVNPDDASVNGAVIA; from the coding sequence ATGAGCGATAACAAGCGATTTACCATAACAGCAGCGCTTCCATATACAAACGGTCCAGTACACATAGGCCACCTCGCCGGTGTGTACGTCCCAGCCGATATTTTTGCGCGCTACCAGCGTCTTAAAGGAAATGATGTAGCCTTTATGTGCGGTAGCGATGAGCATGGCGTACCTATCACGATCAAGGCAAAAAAGGAAGGAATCACGCCGCAAGAATTGGTAGATCGTTATCACAAAATCATAGGAGACAGTTTTGAGGAATTTGGGATCTCTTTTGACAATTACAGCCGTACCAGCGCACATATACATCATGATACAGCTCAAGATTTCTTTAAAAAACTAGAAGCTGATGGCAAATTTGTCGAGCAGGTAACTGAGCAACTCTACGATAAAGAAGCTGATCAGTTCCTCGCCGATCGTTTTGTGACAGGAACTTGTCCCAAATGCGGGAATCCTGACGCATACGGTGATCAGTGCGAGAACTGTGGTACCAGTCTCAATGCCACTGACCTAATCAATCCCAAAAGCGCCATAACCGGAAACACGCCAGAGCTGCGAGAAACCAAGCACTGGTTCCTGCCGCTAGATCAGTACAGCGATTGGCTCAATGAGTGGATTGTTGAAGGACATGCACAAGACTGGAAACCTAACGTGACCGGTCAGGTAAAAAGCTGGATTAACGATGGATTACAGCCGCGCGCGGTAACCCGCGACCTCGACTGGGGAATTCCCGTTCCCGTTAAAGGCGGCGAGGGCAAGGTGCTTTACGTTTGGTTTGATGCGCCCATCGGTTATATTTCTGCGACTAAGGAATGGGCAGCAAAAACTCATAAAAATTGGGAAGATTACTGGAAGGATGAGAATACCTCTCTGGTACATTTCATCGGGAAGGACAACATTGTTTTCCATTGCATCATTTTCCCAAGTATGTTGAAAGCACATGGCGATTACATCATGCCTGAAAACGTTCCAGCAAACGAGTTTCTGAATCTGGAGGATCAAAAAATTTCCACTTCACGTAACTGGGCGGTCTGGTTGCATGAATACTTAGAGGAATTCCCGGGTCAGCAAGATGTTTTACGCTATGTTCTCACGGCAAACGCACCAGAAACCAAAGACAACAATTTCACCTGGAAAGACTTTCAGGCGCGTAACAATAACGAGTTGGTTGCCATTTTCGGGAACTTCATCAACCGTACGCTGGTGCTCACCCACAAATATTACAATGGTGTCGTGCCAGAACCTAACGAGTTCAGCAGCGTAGATCTGGAAGTATTGAATGAGATCAATGCGTATCCCGCAAAACTGGAACAGAGCGTGGAGCGATACCGCTTTCGCGAAAGCGTAACAGAACTCATGAACCTCGCCCGTTTAGGAAACAAATACCTAGCCGATGAGGAGCCATGGAAACTTATGAAAACTGATCCCGAGCGCGTGAAGACGATCATGTTTGTAAGCCTACAGATCGCTGCATCGCTGTCGGTTTTAAGTGAGCCATTCCTACCACATGCTTCAGAGAAATTAAAATCAATGTTGTGTCATGCTGATCTTGAATCAGCATCTTTTCAATGGAACGAAGTAGCCAGTCAACAAACGCTCATTCCCACTGGACATAAAATCAACAAAGCCGAATTGCTATTCTCAAAAATTGAAGACGCCCAGATCGAGGCGCAACTAGAAAAACTCGAAGCCAGCAAAGCAACAAACGCTGCCGAAAAATCCCAAATCATGCCACAAAAAGACGAAACAACTTACGATGATTTCATGAAAATGGACCTGCGCGTGGGAGAGATCCTTACCGCAGAAAAAATGCCAAAAACCGATAAACTAATGGTCATGACCGTGGATACGGGAATTGATAATAGAACCATCGTTTCTGGTATCGCGCAACATTACACAGCTGAAGAGCTCGTGGGCAAAAAAGTAACTGTTTTGGTCAATCTTGCGCCAAGAAAACTACGCGGCACCGTTTCTCAAGGAATGATTTTACTAGCCGAGGATCCAGACGGGAAATTGGTTTTCGTAAATCCTGATGATGCGAGTGTTAATGGGGCGGTGATTGCTTAG
- a CDS encoding aminopeptidase P family protein, whose translation MKYDPINPKLFIKNRKNFMEKMKPSSLAVFNSNDIFTTGADSTLPFKQHRDIFYLSGADQENTVLVLFPDCPDPAHREVLFVTETNDHIAVWEGEKLTKEKATEITGIETVYWLKEFDKKFFEMMTQCDTIYFNTNEHYRQAVELESREDRFIKKTKAQYPAHNYAKSAPILQRLRAVKDPIEIDLIQQACDITNAGFRRVLKFLKPGVMEYEVEAEFLHEFIRRRSDGFAYTPIIASGNNANVLHYIQNNQECKDGDLMLIDAGASYANYASDMSRTIPVNGRFTERQKQVYNAVLKVKDEATKMLVPGTIWKDYHVEVGKLMTSELLDLGLLDKADVQNENKDWPAYKKYFMHGTSHHIGLDTHDYGILWEPMQASNVFTVEPGIYLPDGGFGIRLEDDVVIQEQGEPFNLMRDIPIEVEEIEELMNR comes from the coding sequence ATGAAATACGATCCCATAAATCCCAAATTGTTCATCAAGAACCGTAAAAATTTCATGGAGAAAATGAAGCCCTCCAGTCTTGCGGTTTTCAATTCAAATGACATTTTTACGACCGGAGCTGACAGCACCTTGCCGTTCAAACAGCATCGAGACATCTTTTATTTGAGCGGTGCAGATCAGGAAAATACGGTTTTGGTCCTTTTTCCAGATTGTCCAGACCCGGCGCACAGGGAAGTGCTTTTTGTCACAGAAACTAACGATCACATCGCGGTGTGGGAAGGGGAGAAGCTCACAAAGGAAAAAGCTACCGAGATCACGGGAATTGAGACCGTATACTGGCTCAAGGAATTTGACAAAAAGTTTTTTGAGATGATGACGCAATGCGATACGATTTATTTCAATACAAACGAGCATTACCGCCAGGCAGTGGAGCTGGAAAGCCGTGAAGACCGATTTATAAAGAAAACCAAAGCTCAATATCCAGCGCACAACTACGCAAAATCAGCGCCTATTTTACAGCGATTGCGTGCGGTAAAAGACCCTATTGAGATCGACTTGATCCAGCAGGCTTGTGATATCACCAATGCCGGTTTCAGGAGAGTGCTCAAGTTCTTAAAACCTGGCGTGATGGAATATGAGGTGGAGGCAGAATTTCTGCACGAATTTATAAGACGCCGCAGCGATGGATTTGCCTATACGCCCATTATCGCGAGTGGAAATAATGCTAATGTTCTGCACTATATTCAGAACAACCAAGAATGCAAAGACGGCGATTTGATGCTGATCGATGCGGGAGCAAGCTATGCCAATTATGCCAGCGACATGTCAAGAACCATACCCGTAAATGGTCGCTTTACAGAAAGACAAAAACAGGTTTACAACGCCGTACTGAAGGTTAAGGATGAAGCTACCAAAATGCTCGTGCCGGGAACGATCTGGAAGGATTATCACGTTGAGGTAGGAAAGTTAATGACCAGCGAGTTGCTAGATCTAGGACTGCTCGACAAAGCCGATGTTCAAAATGAAAACAAGGACTGGCCCGCTTATAAAAAATACTTCATGCATGGGACTTCACATCACATAGGTCTGGACACGCACGACTATGGAATTCTTTGGGAGCCTATGCAAGCTAGTAACGTTTTTACCGTAGAACCGGGAATCTACCTTCCTGATGGAGGCTTCGGAATACGACTGGAAGATGATGTAGTGATCCAAGAGCAAGGAGAACCCTTCAACTTAATGCGCGATATTCCTATTGAAGTGGAGGAGATTGAGGAGTTGATGAATAGGTAA
- the hemF gene encoding oxygen-dependent coproporphyrinogen oxidase, whose protein sequence is MIKEDFHQFIRDLQDEITQTLENIDGKAVFKEDLWEREQGGGGRTRVIENGAVFEKGGVNISEVHGPLAPAMQQYFKVGDVDFYATGISLVIHPKNPMVPTVHANFRYFEMYEKDGTVVDSWFGGGLDLTPYYLFEEDAMHFHQVCKDACDRHDCADYADFKQKCDQYFHNAHRGEARGIGGLFYDYRRATDEFSMHDWLAFQKDMGAHFLNAYVPIVEKRKELSYNEDHRDWQEIRRGRYVEFNLIHDKGTLFGLKTNGRIESILMSLPPHVQWVYDHQPEAGSEEEKLLNVLREPREWV, encoded by the coding sequence ATGATCAAAGAGGATTTCCACCAATTTATTAGAGACCTTCAAGATGAAATCACCCAAACCCTTGAAAATATAGACGGTAAAGCCGTTTTCAAAGAAGATCTATGGGAGCGCGAGCAAGGCGGTGGCGGGCGTACTCGTGTGATTGAGAATGGAGCCGTTTTTGAAAAAGGTGGAGTCAATATTAGTGAAGTTCATGGGCCTCTTGCTCCGGCAATGCAGCAGTATTTTAAGGTGGGCGATGTCGATTTTTATGCGACGGGAATAAGTCTGGTGATTCACCCAAAGAACCCGATGGTGCCTACAGTTCATGCCAATTTCCGTTACTTTGAGATGTACGAGAAAGATGGAACTGTGGTAGATTCTTGGTTTGGCGGTGGGCTGGACCTGACGCCCTATTATTTGTTTGAAGAAGACGCCATGCATTTTCATCAGGTTTGCAAGGATGCTTGTGACCGTCACGATTGCGCTGACTACGCCGATTTCAAGCAAAAATGTGATCAATATTTTCACAATGCACACCGTGGTGAGGCTCGTGGCATCGGCGGACTCTTCTACGACTACCGCCGCGCTACAGATGAATTTTCTATGCACGACTGGCTGGCATTTCAAAAAGATATGGGAGCACATTTCCTAAACGCCTACGTGCCTATTGTTGAAAAAAGAAAAGAACTCTCTTATAACGAGGATCACCGCGATTGGCAAGAAATACGCCGTGGTCGCTACGTGGAATTCAACTTAATTCACGATAAAGGAACATTGTTTGGTCTAAAAACCAATGGACGTATTGAAAGCATTCTAATGAGCCTCCCACCACATGTGCAATGGGTTTACGATCACCAGCCCGAAGCTGGGAGTGAAGAGGAGAAACTTTTGAATGTTTTGAGAGAGCCGAGGGAGTGGGTTTGA
- the hemE gene encoding uroporphyrinogen decarboxylase — protein MIKNDLFLKALRGESVERPPVWMMRQAGRYLPDFMKLKEKYDFFTRCRTPELATEITVMPIDQIGPDAAILFSDILVIPQAMDIEVEMKPGVGPWLPNPIRSQKDVDRVNVPDVADALSYVYDAIDLTKRELNDRVPLIGFAGSPWTILCYCIQGQGSKNFDKAKEFCFTQPEAAHELLQKITDTTIAYLKLKVKHGVNAVQVFDSWGGMLSPVDYQEFSWKYIQQIVNALKAYTEVIVFGKGCWFALNEMSKSGASALGVDWTCSARNARYLSGGEITLQGNFDPSRLFSPPAEIKKMVHEMIDAFGKDRYIVNLGHGILPNIPVENAQAFVDAVKEYGS, from the coding sequence GCCCGATTTCATGAAGCTGAAGGAAAAATATGATTTTTTCACGCGTTGTCGCACGCCAGAACTGGCTACCGAAATCACCGTCATGCCCATTGATCAAATAGGTCCCGACGCTGCGATACTGTTTTCTGATATTCTCGTGATTCCTCAAGCGATGGATATAGAGGTAGAGATGAAACCAGGCGTGGGTCCATGGCTGCCTAATCCCATCCGTTCTCAAAAAGATGTGGATCGTGTTAATGTTCCAGACGTAGCAGATGCTTTGAGTTATGTGTACGATGCTATTGACCTGACTAAGAGGGAATTGAACGATCGCGTGCCTTTAATAGGTTTTGCGGGATCGCCCTGGACCATTTTGTGTTATTGTATTCAAGGTCAAGGGAGTAAGAACTTTGATAAAGCCAAAGAATTTTGCTTTACCCAACCTGAAGCTGCTCATGAACTGCTTCAAAAAATTACAGATACGACCATTGCATACCTTAAATTAAAGGTAAAGCATGGTGTGAACGCTGTTCAGGTTTTTGACTCATGGGGCGGTATGTTGAGTCCGGTAGATTATCAGGAGTTTTCTTGGAAATACATACAGCAAATTGTGAATGCTTTAAAAGCTTATACAGAAGTTATCGTTTTTGGAAAAGGTTGCTGGTTTGCTTTAAACGAAATGTCCAAAAGTGGTGCGAGTGCGCTGGGTGTGGACTGGACGTGTAGCGCCCGTAACGCTCGTTATTTGAGTGGTGGCGAGATCACCCTGCAAGGTAACTTTGATCCGTCGCGCCTTTTCAGCCCACCGGCTGAGATCAAGAAAATGGTTCACGAGATGATTGATGCTTTTGGCAAGGATCGTTATATCGTTAATCTAGGACATGGCATTCTGCCTAATATACCCGTTGAAAATGCTCAAGCCTTCGTGGATGCCGTGAAGGAATATGGTTCATGA
- a CDS encoding TrkH family potassium uptake protein yields MILYLRKYNKFLLSLSPQRNLVYGFTVYNTIGFLLLCLPWFHNGDNRWIDNLFASTSAISTTGLLTVGTTDYFTVPGQLVLMMLFQIGGIGSITFTTYVLL; encoded by the coding sequence ATGATACTCTATCTTAGAAAATACAACAAGTTTTTGTTGAGCCTTTCTCCTCAGCGAAATCTCGTTTACGGGTTTACCGTTTATAACACTATAGGCTTTTTACTGCTTTGTCTACCCTGGTTTCATAATGGCGATAACCGCTGGATCGACAATCTTTTTGCTTCCACATCAGCCATTTCCACCACGGGACTTTTGACCGTGGGAACTACTGATTATTTCACTGTTCCCGGACAGCTGGTACTTATGATGCTGTTTCAAATAGGTGGAATAGGTTCTATTACGTTTACCACTTATGTCCTATTATGA
- a CDS encoding DUF6503 family protein has protein sequence MKKQALLAAVILLIIACQNKPKNKETLDVSSEPIEKTTTVDLSRYPEPLQNVFEAHGGLDRWKSMQTITFTMGEETHTSDLNSRDIKVENPDYTLGSEKGNVWIAQDSAIMSPQRVKFYHNLMFYFYAMPFLLADDGIIYSEAGPLNKDGISYPAIKIGYEQNVGDSPEDEYILYYHPETYQMTWLAYTVTFGKNEKSDDFHYIKYDKWQKVNGLLLPKMLDWYIVENGLPTTSRGNPRIFDKVDVDQAPMDDAFYTIPKNGELVE, from the coding sequence ATGAAAAAGCAGGCACTGCTGGCAGCGGTTATCCTCTTGATAATCGCCTGCCAGAACAAGCCAAAAAATAAAGAAACTCTTGATGTAAGTTCAGAGCCAATAGAAAAAACGACAACCGTTGATCTTTCGAGATACCCTGAGCCACTTCAAAACGTATTTGAGGCGCACGGCGGTCTGGATCGCTGGAAATCCATGCAAACGATCACATTTACCATGGGTGAGGAAACCCACACCAGCGATTTGAACTCTCGCGATATAAAGGTTGAGAACCCTGATTATACCTTGGGAAGTGAGAAAGGAAACGTTTGGATTGCACAAGACAGCGCTATCATGTCACCGCAACGCGTAAAATTCTACCACAACCTCATGTTTTATTTCTACGCCATGCCTTTCCTACTGGCAGATGACGGAATCATTTATAGTGAGGCAGGTCCGCTTAATAAGGATGGAATCAGCTATCCCGCCATTAAAATAGGCTATGAGCAAAACGTGGGCGACTCTCCAGAAGATGAGTACATCTTGTACTACCATCCAGAGACCTATCAGATGACTTGGCTGGCTTACACTGTCACTTTTGGAAAAAATGAAAAGTCAGACGATTTTCATTACATCAAATACGATAAATGGCAAAAAGTCAATGGTCTCCTTCTGCCCAAAATGCTTGACTGGTACATCGTGGAAAATGGCTTGCCCACCACCTCCAGGGGTAATCCCAGAATCTTTGATAAAGTAGATGTGGATCAAGCGCCCATGGATGATGCATTCTATACAATACCTAAAAATGGTGAGCTAGTAGAATAA
- a CDS encoding SH3 domain-containing protein — MKFLKTLAVFLFMVTAVQSQPKTAHREGQSVQAGKSYFLYGNNVSLREAPDQEADKMAALAANEYIEVLEITDKTYFVYGKESPWIKVRAAGGLEGYLVSGLLALGSQNLADGSRLLYTRAISDEALYHQIKIRRIRNKKIYELGTYNLANASFDLKLHDSRGLKNVDHVIEIDFLAEACGEQGGRMYFTMNLDEEELLPLGTYSSVGDGGVFHSNENLIFPADSLGMDGMLIYEGEQGEENANTEEYRTVSKRKMYVWAEVESGKKITPFTYN; from the coding sequence ATGAAATTTTTAAAAACTCTAGCTGTTTTTCTATTCATGGTTACGGCAGTTCAGTCTCAGCCTAAAACCGCTCACCGGGAAGGGCAGTCGGTACAGGCTGGAAAATCCTATTTTTTATATGGGAACAATGTGAGTTTGCGTGAAGCTCCCGATCAAGAAGCAGATAAGATGGCCGCACTTGCCGCAAATGAATACATTGAAGTACTTGAAATAACTGATAAGACCTATTTCGTTTATGGAAAAGAGTCGCCGTGGATAAAAGTGAGAGCAGCCGGAGGATTAGAAGGCTACTTGGTCTCGGGACTTCTAGCGTTGGGCTCTCAAAACTTAGCCGATGGCAGCAGACTCCTCTACACCAGAGCAATCAGTGATGAAGCCCTCTACCATCAAATCAAAATACGTAGAATACGTAATAAAAAAATCTACGAATTGGGCACTTACAATCTCGCCAACGCTAGTTTTGATTTAAAGCTTCACGACAGCCGCGGACTCAAAAATGTAGATCATGTTATTGAAATCGACTTTCTGGCAGAAGCATGCGGCGAGCAAGGAGGACGTATGTACTTTACGATGAACCTAGACGAAGAAGAATTACTGCCTTTGGGCACATACAGCAGTGTAGGCGATGGAGGGGTTTTTCACTCAAATGAGAATCTCATCTTCCCAGCAGACTCACTAGGCATGGATGGCATGCTGATTTATGAGGGAGAACAAGGCGAGGAGAACGCTAATACTGAAGAGTATCGTACGGTTTCTAAGCGTAAAATGTATGTATGGGCAGAAGTAGAGTCTGGCAAGAAAATCACACCATTCACATACAACTAG
- a CDS encoding EI24 domain-containing protein, giving the protein MIKNIFKGLSAYSRAFPLISELGLWKYFLIPMAISFFIAVAVFASIYKLADNIGRWLASFYPFETGAETVEAIATFVGGLSILVLGLILYKHIVMALSSPFMSPVSEKMERHLFPEFHEEIKQRKTSNAQQLVRGLRINVRNLIYELLITIPLLLLSLIPLVNFVTTPLIFLVQSYYAGFGNMDYTLERHFNYRESVRFVKKSRGYAIGNGIVFMLMALIPVLGVIIVLPISATAASKTTLELLRERRLFEKTGDNLKAEDQNRVRISG; this is encoded by the coding sequence ATGATCAAAAATATCTTTAAAGGACTATCTGCCTACTCGCGAGCGTTTCCGCTAATATCTGAGTTGGGGCTCTGGAAATATTTTCTCATTCCCATGGCGATAAGCTTTTTTATTGCTGTTGCCGTATTTGCCAGTATCTATAAACTAGCTGATAATATAGGACGGTGGCTGGCCAGTTTTTATCCCTTTGAAACTGGTGCTGAAACTGTTGAAGCCATCGCAACCTTTGTAGGTGGGCTTTCCATACTGGTGCTGGGTTTGATTTTGTACAAACACATCGTCATGGCGTTGAGTTCGCCGTTTATGTCTCCCGTTTCAGAAAAAATGGAGCGGCATCTCTTTCCAGAATTTCATGAAGAGATCAAACAGCGTAAAACCAGTAATGCTCAACAGCTGGTGAGAGGTCTAAGGATCAACGTGCGCAACCTGATCTACGAGCTGCTCATCACCATTCCATTACTGCTGCTATCGTTGATACCGCTGGTCAATTTTGTGACCACTCCGCTTATTTTCTTAGTACAATCCTATTATGCGGGATTTGGTAATATGGATTACACGCTGGAGCGTCATTTTAATTATCGGGAGAGTGTACGTTTTGTGAAAAAATCCAGAGGTTACGCTATCGGTAACGGGATTGTTTTTATGTTGATGGCGCTAATTCCAGTGCTGGGCGTGATCATCGTTTTGCCTATTTCTGCAACTGCGGCTAGCAAGACGACTCTGGAGCTATTGCGGGAGCGGCGGTTGTTTGAAAAAACAGGGGATAACCTTAAGGCCGAAGATCAAAATCGAGTCCGTATATCAGGATAA
- a CDS encoding ion transporter, with translation MREKLRSIVEDNSTRKGKIFDFTIQFLILISLVAYCIETLPNNPIWLNSLLKSFEVVCIVIFSMEYLIRIWVAKNPLRYIFSFYGIIDLIAILPFYLSRFIDARAVRAFRIFRVFRSLKLIRYNKALRRFNIAARLVKEEVILFLITTSIFIFLASAGIYYFENEAQPEVFSSVPHSAWWAVVTLTTVGYGDVYPVTAGGKIFTFFILLIGVGIVTIPAGLVASALSKAREIEKKEREINNQEKEST, from the coding sequence ATGAGGGAGAAACTACGATCCATCGTTGAGGACAACTCAACTCGCAAGGGTAAAATATTTGATTTCACAATTCAATTTTTGATCCTTATTTCTCTTGTAGCTTACTGTATTGAAACACTACCTAATAATCCCATTTGGCTGAATTCTTTACTCAAGTCGTTTGAAGTAGTTTGTATTGTAATTTTCTCAATGGAATACTTGATAAGAATTTGGGTAGCAAAAAATCCTTTGAGATATATTTTTAGTTTTTATGGAATTATCGATTTGATTGCTATTCTACCATTCTATTTGTCAAGATTTATTGATGCCAGAGCCGTACGTGCATTTAGGATATTTAGAGTTTTCAGAAGTTTAAAATTGATCCGTTACAACAAAGCCCTGCGGCGCTTCAATATCGCAGCAAGGCTTGTCAAAGAAGAGGTCATACTTTTTCTGATTACGACATCAATTTTTATATTCTTGGCATCAGCCGGAATTTATTATTTTGAAAATGAAGCACAACCAGAAGTGTTTTCTTCTGTGCCGCATAGCGCATGGTGGGCTGTGGTTACTCTAACTACCGTAGGCTACGGAGATGTCTACCCTGTAACTGCTGGAGGTAAGATCTTTACGTTCTTCATCCTCTTAATTGGAGTGGGAATCGTAACCATACCTGCAGGCCTTGTAGCCTCAGCACTATCTAAGGCAAGAGAAATCGAAAAAAAAGAACGAGAGATTAATAATCAAGAGAAAGAATCTACTTGA